The genomic interval CGTCAATTTGGTGCTGGGACTCGCCACCGGCTACGGGCTCGACGACAATGTGCTGTCGGCCTATTGCTTCCTGGTCGAGCATTATGAGCCCGGCGACCAGATCTATCTGTTCGGTTTTTCGCGCGGCGCCTATACGGTGCGGGTGCTGGCGGGGCTGATCCACAAGGTGGGGCTGATCTCGCCGGAGCAGGTGAACCTCGCAGGTTCCGGGCTGATCTCCTACAAGCAATATTCAGGCAGCGGGCGCGGCAACGACATCGCCGACCTCACCGATGCCGGCAGCGACGAGGACGGGCCGTTCGCGGTCGACCGCTTCGATCTCGCCGCGCAGTTCGCGCGCATCACCTCCTCGCGCTGGCCGACGATCCGCTTCGTCGGCGTCTGGGACACCGTGGCGAGCGTGATCGTGCCGCGCGCCGACCGCTTCTATCTGCCGAGTTTTGAGGAGCTCGCCTTCACGCTGCGCAATCCGAGCGTCAAAATCTTCCGGCAGGCGATCTCGATCGACGAGCGGCGCTGCATGTTCCGCCTCAAGGCGTGGAAGGAGCCGCAGGAGTTTTGGAGCAACCGCTTCGTGCCCGACGACAAGAAGGTGCCGCAGGACATCTTGCAGGTGTGGTTCGCGGGCGTGCATTGCGACGTCGGCGGCGGCTACAGGGAGAGCGAGAGCGGCGCGTCAAAGTATCCGCTGCTGTGGATGATCGACGAGGCCGCGAAGGCGGGCCTCAACTTCAACCCGCGCACCGTGAACCAGCTCGCCTGGGGCATCCAGCGCAAGAACTCACCGTTCTCCTATGTCGCGCCGAGTTTTGTCGGCAAGCCGGGAACGCCCGGCGGCCTGCACGATTCCATGAATGCGGCCTGGCGCCTGCTGGAGTTCGTGCCGAAGAAGGCGAAGTACAAGGAATGGCCGAAGCGGCAGGTGCACTTCGGCTTCTACATCCCCGATTGCGAACCGCGCCTCATCCCCGACGGCGCCCATGTGCATGAGAGCGTGGTGAGGCGGATGGACGAGATGGCCGACTATCGGCCGGTGAATCTGCCGGCGCGGTACGAGGTGGTGCCGATGCCGGTGGAGCCGGCGCATGCGGGGGGCGGCGAAGCGGAATGACGCTGCCACCCTCCCCTGGAGGGTAAGAGCGGGCCCGCCTCCCGCACGGTTAATGCAACCTGAATCGCGCCGAAGAATCCCTAAAATGCGCATGCTGCGGTTAGGGGCGCTGGAATGACCTCCGTTCCATTATTTCCCGATCGTGCCTTAAGCGAAGCGGAGGAGACGCGACAATGTTTCAGCGCAGGTTTGCCCGGGTGAAGCCGGCCGGACTGGTGTCGCGCCAGGCCAAGATCATCACGGATGCGAAGAAGCCGGCGATTCCCTGCACGCTGATCGACTATTCGCCGGGCGGCGCCTGCGTCGATCTCGGCGGCCAGGTCGCGCTGCCCGACCGGTTCGATCTGCTGCATGTCAACACGCGCAAGCGGTGCCGGATCGCGTGGAAGCGCGGGTCACGGATCGGGGTGGTGTTTTAGAGGCGTGCTGTCACCCTCCCCTGGAGGGGGAGGGTCGGCTCACATTGAGCGCAGCGAAAATGTGAGACGGGGTGGGGTGATGGTCTCTCCGCGTTCAACACTGCCCGAGTGGAGAGATCACCCCACCCCGCTCGCGCTGCGCGCGATCGACCCTCCCCCTCCAGGGGAGGGTAAGAGGACCCTACTTCCTCCGCCACCGCGCCTTCGTGCCGGCGGTGATCTGCATGGCGACACCGGCGATCCAGCCGGCGAGCACGAGCCAGGTCCACACCGCGTGCGGATCGAGCCGCAGCACGATGACGGCGACGGAGGCAAATGCCGTGAGCGTGGCGCAGAAGGTGCCGACGGCGCTCAGGAACTCGGCGGCATCGACGTCGTCATCGCCGGGAACGAAATGCAGTTGCGGCGCGTCGATGCCGAGATAGAAGCCGACCGCCCCTAACATCATCATCAGCAGCAGAAATCCCTGCGTGGTGAGATGCGCGATCGACGAGCCGACATAGGCGCCGACGAACAGACCGCACGCGGCACCCGCGAGCGCAAGCCCGACACGCTCCAGAACGTGGGCCGCCTTCCTGACGCGGAACCGCATGGCAAGCCTCCGGCATTGACGAGGGCGAGGTTAGGCTTTTTCCGAATGGCGTGAAAGGTAAGTAGTGTCACGGAGAGGTGAGTGCGGTGCGGTGGCGCCGCAAATTCCACTGTCGTCCCGGCGCAGGCCGGGACCCATAACCACAGGGAGTAGTTTGGCGAAGACTCGCAGTTGGCGTGCTTCGTTGGGACTAGCACCGTGCGCCATCGATAGATCACGCGGTATGGGTCCCGGCCTTCGCCGGGACGACCACTGTGATTGTGGCGCTGTCCCCGCATCTCACGAACAGCGCGCAGCGCCTACCTCGCCCCGAACGTCGTCTGCCCGAACAGCGCCTTCTGCGTCGACGGCTGCGAGCGCCAGTATTGCGGAGGAGCGTCGACCGTGCCGCCGAGCTCGGCGGCGGCGTGCCAGCCCCAGCGGGGGTCGTAGAGCATGCCGCGCGCGAGCGCGACCATGTCGGCCTTGCCGCTGGCGACGATCTCCTCGGCGTGCTTTGCCTCGGTGATGAGGCCAACCGCCACCGTCGTCACGCCGACCTCGCGCCTGATGGCCTCCGCGAACTGCACCTGGTAGCCGGGGCCGAGCGGAATTTTTTGCTTCGGTGATACGCCGCCGGAGGACGCGTCGATCCAGTCGACGCCGCGCGCCTTCAGCGCCTTGCAAAATTCAATGGTCTGCACCAGATCCCAGCCGCCCTCGATCCAGTCGGTGGAGGAGACGCGGATGCCCACCGGCTTGTCGTGCGGGAACGCGGCGCGCACCGCGTCGAAGATTTCGAGCGGATAGCGCATGCGGTTCTGCAAGCTGCCGCCATATTCGTCGGTCCGCTGGTTCGAGATCGGCGACAAGAACTGGTGCATGAGATAGCCGTGGGCGCCGTGCAGCTCGATGGCGTCGATGCCGAGCCGCGCGGCGCGCT from Bradyrhizobium arachidis carries:
- a CDS encoding PilZ domain-containing protein yields the protein MFQRRFARVKPAGLVSRQAKIITDAKKPAIPCTLIDYSPGGACVDLGGQVALPDRFDLLHVNTRKRCRIAWKRGSRIGVVF
- a CDS encoding NADH:flavin oxidoreductase/NADH oxidase, which translates into the protein MSALFAPIELRGLSLKNRIIVSPMCQYSAEDGVANDWHFTHINSLALSGASMFCIEATHVEAIGRITPGCLGLYDDACEAALVPILASVRKRSTAAVAMQIAHAGRKASSARPWDGGQLIPADKGGWRPVAPSAVPHKEEEAAPIALDAAGLKRIRDAFVDCTKRAARLGIDAIELHGAHGYLMHQFLSPISNQRTDEYGGSLQNRMRYPLEIFDAVRAAFPHDKPVGIRVSSTDWIEGGWDLVQTIEFCKALKARGVDWIDASSGGVSPKQKIPLGPGYQVQFAEAIRREVGVTTVAVGLITEAKHAEEIVASGKADMVALARGMLYDPRWGWHAAAELGGTVDAPPQYWRSQPSTQKALFGQTTFGAR
- a CDS encoding DUF2235 domain-containing protein; amino-acid sequence: MEHERKSESKSEPKNLVICCDGTGNEISENISNVLKLYRCLRKTDKTQPRQMVFYDPGVGTVTEPSTWHRLKANVNLVLGLATGYGLDDNVLSAYCFLVEHYEPGDQIYLFGFSRGAYTVRVLAGLIHKVGLISPEQVNLAGSGLISYKQYSGSGRGNDIADLTDAGSDEDGPFAVDRFDLAAQFARITSSRWPTIRFVGVWDTVASVIVPRADRFYLPSFEELAFTLRNPSVKIFRQAISIDERRCMFRLKAWKEPQEFWSNRFVPDDKKVPQDILQVWFAGVHCDVGGGYRESESGASKYPLLWMIDEAAKAGLNFNPRTVNQLAWGIQRKNSPFSYVAPSFVGKPGTPGGLHDSMNAAWRLLEFVPKKAKYKEWPKRQVHFGFYIPDCEPRLIPDGAHVHESVVRRMDEMADYRPVNLPARYEVVPMPVEPAHAGGGEAE